Proteins encoded within one genomic window of Ammonifex degensii KC4:
- the uvrC gene encoding excinuclease ABC subunit UvrC yields MREELLLKAQSLPAEPGVYLFKDERGEVIYVGKAASLRQRVKSYFQGNPSPKVEAILRRVANLEFMVTDNEVEALILEANLIKLHRPRYNVVLKDDKSYPYIKVTVEEEYPRVLFARRRDDKRARYFGPYTKAGAVYETLRFLRTLFPYRSCSGPVPRPNSRPCLNYHIKRCPGPCTGQVDPEVYRRNIDSLCLFLEGRYRQVLRQLEREMKQAAEELAFERAAVYRDRLQALKLILERQRVVSSRPEDLDVVGLARQEDRAQAVVLLVREGRLIGQESFPLTIAPEEEQGLLTEFLKQYYGVIASSFPSELVLPSPPLEEALVDLLRSRAGFEVKIVVPRRGHKKELLELAEKNAWAALNEGLREAEAQARSLSSLAEALGLPRVPHRIEGYDASHLQGVAPVAVMVVFVGGKPYKSGYRRFALTQPGKPNDYQALRETLYRRFMRARQEEEALAEGRITPQQAKFLPLPDLILVDGGAGQAGVAREVLEELGYDIPVFGLAKEEEWIYPPHQAGNPIILPRSSPALHLLQRVRDEAHRFALGFHRRRREKESLRSLLSEIEGIGPARRSALLRAFPTLEALARASVEELARVPGMTRPAAEAVYRYFHRSGEIDDKACGH; encoded by the coding sequence TTGAGGGAAGAGCTACTGCTTAAGGCCCAGAGTCTGCCAGCCGAACCCGGCGTCTACCTTTTCAAGGACGAGCGAGGAGAGGTCATCTATGTGGGAAAGGCGGCTTCTCTACGGCAGCGGGTGAAGAGCTATTTCCAGGGGAACCCTTCTCCCAAGGTGGAGGCTATTTTGCGCCGGGTGGCGAACCTGGAGTTCATGGTCACCGATAACGAGGTGGAGGCGCTCATCCTGGAGGCCAACCTCATAAAGCTGCACCGGCCTCGCTACAACGTGGTGCTGAAGGACGACAAGAGCTACCCCTACATCAAGGTAACCGTGGAGGAGGAGTACCCGCGGGTGCTGTTTGCCCGCCGGCGGGATGACAAGCGGGCCCGCTACTTCGGCCCCTACACCAAAGCGGGTGCCGTTTACGAGACGCTGCGCTTCCTACGCACCCTTTTCCCCTACCGCTCCTGTTCCGGTCCCGTTCCGCGTCCCAACTCCCGTCCCTGCCTCAACTACCATATAAAGCGTTGCCCCGGCCCCTGTACCGGGCAGGTGGACCCGGAAGTTTACCGGCGCAATATCGACTCCTTGTGTCTTTTCCTGGAAGGGCGCTACCGGCAGGTGTTACGCCAGCTGGAAAGAGAGATGAAGCAGGCGGCGGAGGAGCTCGCTTTCGAGCGGGCGGCGGTCTACCGGGACCGGCTCCAGGCGCTAAAGCTCATCCTGGAGCGCCAGCGCGTGGTTTCCTCCCGGCCGGAGGATCTGGACGTGGTGGGCCTGGCCCGCCAGGAGGACCGAGCTCAGGCGGTAGTCCTTCTGGTCCGGGAGGGGAGGCTCATTGGTCAGGAAAGCTTCCCCCTGACCATCGCTCCGGAAGAGGAGCAGGGACTACTGACAGAGTTTCTCAAGCAGTACTACGGCGTTATTGCTTCCTCCTTCCCGTCGGAGCTGGTGCTCCCTTCTCCTCCCCTGGAGGAGGCGTTGGTCGATCTCTTGCGCTCCCGGGCCGGTTTTGAGGTGAAGATTGTAGTGCCGCGCCGAGGGCACAAGAAAGAGCTTTTGGAGCTGGCGGAGAAGAACGCCTGGGCCGCCTTAAATGAGGGCTTGCGGGAGGCAGAGGCCCAGGCCAGAAGCCTTTCCTCCTTGGCAGAAGCCTTGGGTCTTCCCCGGGTGCCGCACCGCATAGAGGGCTACGATGCCTCCCACCTCCAAGGGGTGGCGCCGGTGGCGGTCATGGTGGTTTTCGTGGGCGGAAAGCCCTACAAGAGCGGTTACCGCCGCTTTGCCTTGACGCAACCTGGCAAGCCGAACGACTACCAGGCCCTGCGCGAGACCCTTTACCGGCGCTTCATGCGAGCGCGGCAGGAAGAGGAGGCCTTGGCGGAAGGAAGGATTACTCCCCAGCAGGCCAAGTTCTTGCCTTTGCCTGACCTCATCCTGGTGGACGGCGGGGCAGGGCAGGCGGGGGTGGCGCGGGAAGTGCTGGAGGAACTGGGCTACGACATCCCCGTTTTCGGCTTGGCCAAGGAGGAGGAATGGATTTATCCGCCGCACCAGGCTGGTAACCCCATAATCCTTCCCCGGTCGAGTCCCGCCCTGCACCTCTTGCAACGGGTACGCGACGAGGCCCACCGCTTCGCTTTAGGCTTCCACCGGCGCCGGCGGGAAAAGGAGAGCCTACGCTCTCTGCTCAGCGAGATCGAGGGGATAGGGCCGGCCCGCCGCTCGGCTCTGCTGCGGGCTTTCCCTACCCTGGAGGCCTTGGCTAGGGCCTCGGTGGAGGAGTTAGCCCGGGTGCCGGGCATGACCCGGCCGGCGGCCGAAGCGGTTTACCGTTACTTCCACAGGAGTGGGGAAATTGACGATAAAGCTTGTGGCCATTGA